The genomic region GGGCGGAGGTTGATCGAGGACAATCCGGAATTCACCGGTCAGTTCGGGTTGGAACGATCCGATGACATTTTTCACCGCCGCCGGATAGACGATCACACCTTTCACTTTCAACATGTCGTCCGTGCGCCCGATGATCCGAGACCGGATGCCCGTCAGGCCACAGGGGCACGGCTCCGTGAAGATCTGCTGGAGATCGCCGGCGGTGTACCGGATGAATGGCGCCGCACCCTTCCATAGTTGAGTCGTAACCAATTCCCCAATCGCGCCGTTGGTCATTTCGATGGGCTGCTTCGATTCCGGGTCCACCAGTTCATAGTAGTAGAAGTCGTCCATGAGTCGGTGCATTCCCTGATACTCCGGCGCATCGCAGGACATGTTGGGCCCTTGCAGATCGAACACCCGCGCTCCGAATTCGCGTTCGAGCTTCTCCTTGACGCTTGGAATCCCCACGCCAGTTTCCCCTCCCAGGAGCAGAGTCTGAATGCCCAGCGTTCGGGCAGAACTTCCCATGATCTCTGGAGCCTTCTCGATAAGATGCTCAGCCAATGAGGGAGTCGCCAACAGGGCCTGAGGCCGGGTGAGCAAGGTGAACTTCAGGATCTTCGACGCCCCGCTCTCGGCGCCCACCGGGACAACACCCATCCCGAATCGCTGGGCCGCGACGACGTTTGGGACACCGCCGACAAACATGCCCAGGCCGAATCCTATGAGCACGCGCATGCCCGGCCTCAGCCCGGCTCTCCAGAATGCCCTCGCACGGCCCTCGCACCATACGGCCAAGTCTTTCTCCGCGAAAAGGTAGAATGTCGGTTCACCCGTCGTGCCGGAGGTGGCGCAGAAAAGCCGAATCTCTTCCGGCCGCGCGCATAGCGTTGTGCCGAAGCCGTGGCCCGGCCGTGATTGAGACTCCTCTTGGGCGAGCCGTTGATCTTCTTTCGTGAACAAGGGGACCCGGCTACGAAAATCCTCGAATGAATTGATCTTGGCCGGCTTCCTCCGAAGTCCAGCCAGGCGCGAGCGATGAAATTCCGAGGATCGTTCGACGTAGTTGAGAACAGCCTTCAAGCGCTTGAGTCGGGTGGGTTCAAGATGAGGAGTTCCCAGGTGCGATTCGACCTCCATGTTCCAGTACGGTCTCTTGATTCGCGGAACCCGGGCGCGTTGGTGTCCGGGCCTGCCTTTGGTCCTCGAACCCATCGAATCCACCCTAGCGGGTTTGACGATGGAGTTCAATTGGCTTGACGTGAGGTCATCCAATGGAGAGGATATCGATCGCGCCGATGATCGATTTCACACCCCCTCCAGGCGTGGAAGAGGCTCTGGAGAAAATCCGGTGGTTGGGTCGGGAACGACTTCGACCGCTCGGCATGGAATGCGACGTGAAACATGAGCCCCTACCGCCGGACCATCCCTTCTTCAAGGAGTTCCTCGCTTTGAATCTGCCGCTCGGGATCAGACCTGGCGTGAAACTGCCGGGAGAAGAAACGGGCGAAAAAATGCTGGGTCGGTTCCGCGTTCTGGTCGGTGAGGAAATTGGGTATTGGGACCAGGGAGTAGCCCTATCCCTCCCCGGACCCGGCTTGGCCAGTCCTCCCGTCATGTTGATGGGAACCCCGGACCAGAAGGCGGCCTTCTACAGGACCTATGTAGATAAGAGCATGCCCCACTGGGGTGCTTTCGCCCTCACCGAGCCCGGCGCAGGATCGGATGTCGCGCAGATCAGGAGTACCGCGCGGAAGGACGGCCGGCACTACGTTCTGAACGGCGAAAAGATGTTCATCACAAACGGGGCGCGTGCCGACTGGGTGATTTGGTTTGCCACCGTCGATCCCAATCAGGGTAGGGCGGGGCATCGGGCGTTTCTCATCCGGAAAGGTACGCCCGGATTTCGTGTAGCCCGAATCGACAAAAAGATGGGGTTGCGCGGTTCGGAAACAGCGGGACTGATCTGTGAAGATTGTCGCGTCAGCGAAGACGATCTGCTGGGCGGTGAAAAACACTATGAGCGGAAAGAAGGATTCAAGGGCGCCATGGGAACCTTCGACATGACGCGCCCCACCGTCGCCGTTATGGCGGTGGGAATCGCGCGCGCCGCCTTCGACCACGCCCGATCGTTTGTCCGCG from Nitrospirota bacterium harbors:
- a CDS encoding phenylacetate--CoA ligase family protein; the encoded protein is MGSRTKGRPGHQRARVPRIKRPYWNMEVESHLGTPHLEPTRLKRLKAVLNYVERSSEFHRSRLAGLRRKPAKINSFEDFRSRVPLFTKEDQRLAQEESQSRPGHGFGTTLCARPEEIRLFCATSGTTGEPTFYLFAEKDLAVWCEGRARAFWRAGLRPGMRVLIGFGLGMFVGGVPNVVAAQRFGMGVVPVGAESGASKILKFTLLTRPQALLATPSLAEHLIEKAPEIMGSSARTLGIQTLLLGGETGVGIPSVKEKLEREFGARVFDLQGPNMSCDAPEYQGMHRLMDDFYYYELVDPESKQPIEMTNGAIGELVTTQLWKGAAPFIRYTAGDLQQIFTEPCPCGLTGIRSRIIGRTDDMLKVKGVIVYPAAVKNVIGSFQPELTGEFRIVLDQPPPRVNPPLRLKVEYADTGEGFCGTTARDVIEPEYLAGLADRLKDAFHSQLKVTPEIQWVPAQSLSRTASKKDYFERSYDQR
- a CDS encoding acyl-CoA dehydrogenase family protein, with translation MIDFTPPPGVEEALEKIRWLGRERLRPLGMECDVKHEPLPPDHPFFKEFLALNLPLGIRPGVKLPGEETGEKMLGRFRVLVGEEIGYWDQGVALSLPGPGLASPPVMLMGTPDQKAAFYRTYVDKSMPHWGAFALTEPGAGSDVAQIRSTARKDGRHYVLNGEKMFITNGARADWVIWFATVDPNQGRAGHRAFLIRKGTPGFRVARIDKKMGLRGSETAGLICEDCRVSEDDLLGGEKHYERKEGFKGAMGTFDMTRPTVAVMAVGIARAAFDHARSFVREVLVLSRPVPRSHRVLERLSMMRQKIETARLLCWRAAWLLDKGKPNSIEASMAKAYAPVAALEVIRSSMEVMAEAGVRQDRFVEKLFRDIKVFDIFEGTGQVQRLVIAKKLAGYPGSSG